One genomic segment of Flagellimonas marinaquae includes these proteins:
- a CDS encoding ParA family protein, whose amino-acid sequence MGKIIAIANQKGGVGKTTTTVNLAASLGVLEKKVLLIDADPQANATSGLGVDVDSVEKGTYQLLEHTMSVEEVTIPTDSPNVDLVPAHIDLVAIEIELVDKDNREYMLKEALKNLGDKYDFVLIDCAPSLGLLTLNALTAADSVMIPIQCEYFALEGLGKLLNTVKSVQKIHNNDLDIEGMLLTMYDSRLRLSNQVVEEVKKHFADMVFDTIIQRNVRLSEAPSYGESIIKYDASSKGASNYLNLANEILKKNKEKV is encoded by the coding sequence ATGGGCAAGATTATTGCAATTGCAAACCAAAAGGGTGGTGTAGGCAAAACTACCACTACGGTAAACCTTGCGGCCTCCCTTGGTGTATTGGAAAAAAAGGTATTACTTATTGATGCCGACCCCCAAGCCAATGCAACATCTGGTTTAGGTGTTGACGTGGATTCTGTAGAAAAAGGAACCTATCAGCTTTTGGAACACACCATGAGTGTTGAAGAAGTGACCATACCTACAGATTCCCCGAATGTAGATTTGGTACCTGCACATATTGATTTGGTTGCCATCGAGATCGAATTGGTGGACAAGGACAATCGGGAATACATGCTCAAAGAAGCCTTGAAAAATCTGGGCGATAAGTACGATTTTGTATTGATTGATTGCGCCCCCTCACTAGGCCTATTGACCTTGAACGCACTTACGGCTGCAGACTCCGTAATGATTCCTATACAATGTGAGTATTTTGCCTTGGAAGGTCTTGGCAAACTATTGAACACAGTAAAGAGCGTCCAAAAAATACACAACAACGATTTGGACATCGAGGGCATGCTCTTGACCATGTACGATTCCAGGTTACGACTGTCCAACCAAGTTGTTGAAGAAGTAAAAAAACACTTTGCGGATATGGTCTTCGATACCATTATCCAAAGAAACGTTAGGCTCAGTGAAGCTCCAAGTTACGGGGAGAGCATCATAAAATATGACGCCAGTAGCAAAGGAGCGTCCAATTACCTTAACTTGGCCAACGAAATTTTGAAAAAAAACAAGGAGAAAGTTTAA
- the scpA gene encoding methylmalonyl-CoA mutase: MSRKDLQHLELSVRSSAVETQKNGHENFAAGIAPFLRGPYSTMYVRRPWTIRQYAGFSTAEESNAFYRRNLEAGQKGLSVAFDLPTHRGYDSDNDRVVGDVGKAGVAIDSIEDMKILFNGIPLDKMSVSMTMNGAVIPIMAFYIVAGLEQGVSMEQLSGTIQNDILKEFMVRNTYIYPPSPSMQIVADIFEFTSKHMPRFNSISISGYHMHEAGAPAAMELAYTLADGVEYIRTGIKAGLKIDEFAPRLSFFWGIGMNHFSEIAKMRAGRMLWAKLVEQFNPTNPKSSMLRTHSQTSGWSLTEQDPFNNVARTTIEAMAAAFGGTQSLHTNALDEAIALPTDFSARIARNTQIYLQQETHITKTVDPWAGSHKVEQLTQEIAENAWELIQEVEKLGGMTKAIEKGIPKMRIEEAAAKKQARIDSGQDVIVGVNKYRLENEDDLQILEVDNAKVRKQQMARLDEIRHKRDSKAVEKALDAIRIASKKAMNNDSDRGNLLALAVEAAKLRATLGEISDAMESAFGRYRAKIQSFTGVYSKEIKNDASFEKARKLADSFAEQEGRRPRIMVAKMGQDGHDRGAKVVATGYADLGFDVDIGPLFQTPAEVAKQAVENDVHILGISSLAGGHKTLVPEVVKELRKYGREDIMVIVGGVIPKQDYDHLLTNGAVAVFGPGTKIADAATEMLNILMD; this comes from the coding sequence ATGAGTAGAAAAGACCTTCAACATCTGGAACTATCTGTCAGGTCGAGTGCAGTCGAGACCCAAAAAAACGGACACGAAAATTTTGCCGCGGGCATTGCCCCTTTCTTGCGTGGCCCCTACTCTACAATGTATGTACGCAGACCATGGACCATTCGCCAGTATGCCGGGTTTTCAACAGCCGAGGAAAGCAACGCCTTTTACCGAAGGAATTTAGAGGCAGGACAAAAAGGACTTTCAGTTGCTTTTGACCTACCCACCCACCGTGGATATGATTCGGACAACGATCGTGTTGTTGGCGATGTGGGCAAAGCGGGAGTTGCCATAGATTCTATCGAGGATATGAAAATCCTGTTCAACGGGATACCTTTGGATAAAATGTCGGTTTCCATGACCATGAACGGGGCCGTAATTCCCATTATGGCCTTTTACATTGTAGCAGGGTTGGAGCAAGGAGTGTCCATGGAGCAACTTTCCGGGACCATCCAAAATGATATTTTGAAAGAATTCATGGTTCGGAATACATACATTTACCCTCCCTCGCCATCCATGCAGATTGTGGCGGATATTTTTGAATTCACCAGCAAACATATGCCTCGATTCAACAGTATCAGTATTTCCGGGTACCATATGCACGAAGCAGGAGCTCCTGCTGCTATGGAATTGGCCTACACCTTGGCCGATGGAGTAGAATATATTAGAACCGGGATAAAGGCAGGACTAAAAATTGATGAGTTCGCTCCTCGCCTATCATTTTTCTGGGGGATCGGAATGAATCATTTCTCCGAAATTGCCAAAATGAGGGCAGGTAGGATGCTCTGGGCCAAATTGGTCGAACAGTTCAACCCGACCAACCCAAAATCATCCATGCTCCGAACACACAGTCAGACCAGTGGCTGGAGCTTAACGGAGCAAGATCCATTCAACAATGTCGCAAGAACTACGATCGAAGCCATGGCGGCAGCATTTGGGGGCACACAAAGTCTTCACACAAATGCCTTGGACGAAGCCATAGCACTGCCAACCGATTTTTCTGCACGGATTGCTCGAAACACACAAATATATCTTCAGCAAGAAACACACATCACTAAAACCGTTGACCCTTGGGCCGGGAGCCATAAAGTGGAACAACTCACCCAAGAAATTGCCGAAAACGCATGGGAATTGATCCAAGAAGTAGAAAAATTGGGCGGCATGACAAAAGCCATTGAAAAAGGTATCCCAAAAATGCGTATTGAAGAGGCCGCAGCCAAAAAACAAGCTCGTATCGACAGTGGACAAGATGTTATTGTAGGAGTGAACAAATACCGCTTGGAAAATGAGGACGACCTTCAAATTTTGGAGGTGGACAATGCCAAGGTGAGAAAACAACAAATGGCGCGTCTTGACGAAATTCGACACAAAAGGGACTCAAAAGCTGTAGAAAAAGCGCTCGATGCAATTCGAATTGCATCGAAAAAAGCCATGAACAACGATTCGGACCGTGGAAATTTGCTAGCTTTAGCAGTAGAAGCAGCTAAATTACGTGCAACCCTCGGCGAAATTAGCGATGCCATGGAGAGTGCATTTGGACGATACAGAGCTAAAATTCAATCTTTTACCGGAGTGTATTCCAAAGAAATTAAAAACGACGCGAGCTTTGAGAAGGCTCGAAAACTGGCAGACAGCTTTGCTGAACAAGAAGGCCGGAGACCTCGTATTATGGTTGCAAAAATGGGTCAAGACGGTCACGACCGTGGAGCCAAAGTCGTTGCCACAGGATATGCCGACCTTGGTTTTGATGTAGATATAGGACCATTGTTCCAAACCCCGGCCGAAGTAGCCAAACAAGCCGTAGAAAACGATGTGCATATCTTAGGAATTTCTTCCTTGGCCGGAGGACACAAGACCTTGGTTCCAGAGGTAGTAAAGGAATTGAGAAAATATGGGCGTGAGGATATTATGGTAATCGTGGGGGGAGTTATCCCAAAGCAAGATTACGACCATTTATTGACAAATGGTGCCGTTGCCGTTTTTGGTCCAGGGACCAAAATAGCCGATGCCGCCACAGAGATGCTGAATATTTTAATGGACTAA
- a CDS encoding methylmalonyl-CoA mutase subunit beta produces MSDTNLFQEFPEVSTKEWKQKIQVDLKGADYNEALVWESLEGINVKPFYNQDDLKDIHSYSMPSDHKWHIGQAIYVADPIKANSKALEILKKGVESLVFTIPEESIDFEKLLSGIDKTGVVLYFNFEFLALEPTKKLVSLLSKEKAKAYLNIDIIGNLAKEGNWFYNLEKDHDIFTELVSLGTSDISLIGVDLSLYQNAGANMVQQLAYGLAHANEYLDHFVNSKKIEAHLPITFKVAVGSNYFFEIAKIKALRWLWNSLASEYGISGECHIMAQPSKRNKTLYDYNVNMLRTTSESMSAVLGGADTISNSAYDAIYHKDNAFGERIARNQLLLLKEEGYFSDAAQFTDGAYYIESVTHQLAERALSLFKQVEKSGGFLENLKKGNIQQKIKESAEKEQQLFDAGKIVSLGTNKYQNPQDRMKDDLELYPFVKTKARKTIIEPIIEKRLAEATEQKRLNDE; encoded by the coding sequence ATGAGCGACACTAACTTATTTCAAGAATTTCCCGAAGTCTCCACCAAAGAATGGAAACAAAAAATACAGGTAGACCTTAAAGGCGCAGATTACAACGAAGCATTGGTCTGGGAATCTTTGGAAGGCATCAATGTAAAACCATTTTACAACCAAGATGATCTAAAGGACATTCACTCCTATTCGATGCCCAGCGACCACAAATGGCACATTGGGCAAGCCATTTATGTCGCAGACCCTATCAAAGCCAATTCCAAAGCTCTGGAAATTTTGAAAAAAGGTGTGGAGAGCCTTGTATTTACCATACCAGAGGAATCCATCGATTTTGAAAAATTGCTATCGGGCATCGACAAGACCGGAGTGGTACTTTATTTCAATTTCGAGTTTTTAGCCCTGGAACCTACAAAAAAGCTAGTCTCTCTCCTATCTAAAGAAAAGGCTAAGGCTTATCTGAACATAGACATTATCGGCAATTTGGCCAAAGAAGGCAACTGGTTCTACAATTTGGAAAAAGACCACGATATTTTTACCGAATTGGTGTCATTGGGCACTTCGGACATCTCCTTAATAGGAGTAGATCTATCGCTTTATCAAAATGCTGGAGCAAATATGGTCCAGCAATTGGCCTACGGCTTGGCCCATGCCAACGAATACCTCGACCATTTTGTCAATTCCAAAAAAATCGAGGCACATCTCCCCATTACATTTAAAGTTGCGGTGGGCAGTAATTATTTTTTTGAAATAGCCAAAATAAAAGCACTTCGGTGGCTTTGGAACTCCTTGGCTTCGGAATATGGAATTTCCGGTGAGTGCCATATTATGGCCCAACCCTCCAAACGTAATAAAACACTCTACGATTACAACGTAAACATGCTGCGGACCACATCCGAAAGCATGTCCGCCGTTTTGGGGGGCGCCGACACGATTTCCAATTCGGCATACGATGCCATATACCATAAGGACAATGCATTTGGAGAACGCATAGCCCGCAACCAATTGCTACTTTTAAAAGAAGAAGGGTATTTCTCCGATGCAGCCCAATTCACGGACGGTGCCTATTATATAGAATCGGTAACTCATCAATTGGCGGAAAGGGCCCTTTCACTTTTTAAACAGGTTGAAAAATCCGGAGGTTTTTTGGAAAACTTAAAAAAGGGCAACATCCAACAAAAAATAAAGGAGAGTGCCGAAAAAGAACAGCAACTATTTGATGCAGGAAAGATCGTTTCCCTAGGCACCAATAAATACCAGAACCCACAAGATAGGATGAAAGACGACCTTGAACTCTATCCCTTTGTAAAAACCAAAGCGCGCAAAACCATTATCGAGCCCATTATTGAAAAACGATTGGCCGAAGCCACCGAACAAAAAAGATTGAACGATGAGTAG
- a CDS encoding FtsB family cell division protein, with product MGLKELKKKKWFKIMTNTYILVLTIFVIWMAFFDTNSLLIHLELENEIDKLEKEKEFLETEIEKDKEILKKMSDDKELEKLAREKYFMKKDNEEIFLIEYEDSLKTKQK from the coding sequence ATGGGGTTAAAGGAATTGAAAAAAAAGAAGTGGTTCAAAATTATGACCAATACCTATATTTTGGTATTGACCATATTCGTGATCTGGATGGCCTTTTTTGATACCAATTCCTTGTTGATCCATTTGGAGCTGGAAAATGAAATAGACAAGCTCGAAAAAGAAAAAGAATTTCTGGAAACTGAAATTGAGAAGGACAAGGAAATCTTAAAAAAAATGTCCGACGATAAAGAATTGGAGAAGTTGGCCCGAGAAAAATATTTTATGAAAAAGGACAACGAAGAAATATTCCTTATCGAATATGAAGACAGCTTAAAGACTAAACAAAAATGA
- the udk gene encoding uridine kinase: protein MLILGIAGGTGCGKTTVVNQIVEQLPQDEVGIISQDSYYNDLSHLSKEERAKVNFDHPNSIDFDLLIEHIELLRQGKSIETPIYSFVEETRMKETITTHPRKVMIVEGILVLSNPKLREMFDIKIYVHADSDERLIRRLQRDTRERGHDLDKVLTRYQTAVKPMHLQFIEPSKEFADIIIPNNHYNTVAVDIVRTIINNKLV, encoded by the coding sequence ATGTTGATCTTAGGGATAGCAGGGGGCACAGGGTGCGGAAAAACAACGGTTGTAAACCAGATCGTGGAGCAATTGCCCCAAGATGAAGTGGGTATAATATCCCAAGATTCCTATTATAACGATCTTTCCCATTTAAGCAAAGAAGAAAGAGCGAAGGTAAATTTTGACCACCCCAACTCCATAGATTTTGATCTGCTGATCGAGCACATAGAACTATTAAGACAGGGAAAGTCCATAGAAACCCCCATTTATTCGTTCGTGGAAGAAACCCGGATGAAGGAAACCATTACCACACACCCCCGCAAAGTAATGATCGTGGAAGGTATTTTAGTTCTGAGCAACCCCAAATTAAGGGAAATGTTCGACATTAAAATCTATGTGCATGCCGATTCGGATGAACGTTTGATCAGACGGTTACAAAGGGACACCCGCGAACGGGGACATGATTTGGACAAGGTTCTAACAAGGTACCAAACCGCTGTTAAACCCATGCACCTTCAATTTATTGAACCATCCAAGGAGTTTGCGGACATAATTATCCCGAACAACCACTATAATACCGTAGCCGTGGATATTGTTAGAACCATAATCAACAATAAACTTGTATAG
- a CDS encoding acetyl-CoA carboxylase biotin carboxyl carrier protein subunit: protein MDNIYSVKVGDGFDFKLSTDTISSLDLIKTGNGTFHLLKEGRSYHVKILETDFNNGVYTISVDGSEHRATIQTPLDELIEKMGFATNGGKNIDSIAAPMPGLILDILVKEGQEVSEEDQLVILEAMKMENIITSPRNGVIKKIGVSQGDAVEKKQLLIEFQ from the coding sequence ATGGACAATATATACTCTGTTAAAGTAGGGGATGGCTTCGACTTTAAACTCTCCACCGACACTATATCTTCGTTAGATCTGATCAAAACCGGTAACGGCACCTTTCATTTATTAAAGGAGGGTAGGTCGTACCATGTAAAGATCTTGGAGACCGATTTTAACAATGGCGTTTATACCATTAGTGTCGATGGAAGCGAACATCGGGCCACCATACAAACTCCTCTGGACGAACTTATAGAAAAAATGGGCTTTGCCACCAATGGCGGTAAAAACATAGACTCCATTGCTGCCCCCATGCCGGGACTGATTTTGGATATTTTGGTAAAGGAAGGCCAAGAAGTATCCGAAGAGGACCAATTGGTAATTTTGGAAGCCATGAAAATGGAAAATATAATTACCTCACCACGTAATGGTGTGATAAAAAAAATTGGCGTGTCGCAAGGTGATGCCGTTGAAAAGAAACAATTGTTGATAGAATTTCAATAA
- the accC gene encoding acetyl-CoA carboxylase biotin carboxylase subunit: protein MRKILVANRGEIAVRVMRTAKKMGIKTVAVFSEVDRNAPHVQFADEAVCIGEGPSNQSYLRGDKIIEVARSLNVDGIHPGYGFLSENADFAEAVEKSGITFIGPKSKAIRIMGSKLAAKEAVKAYDIPMVPGIDEAISDVAKAHDIANEVGYPVLIKASAGGGGKGMRIVEKEEDLESGMQRAISEATSAFGDGSVFVEKYVTSPRHIEVQVMADTHGNVLHFFERECSVQRRHQKVVEEAPSAILTPELRKEMGIAACKVAKSCDYIGAGTVEFLMDADHNFYFLEMNTRLQVEHPVTEIISGVDLVELQIKVARGEELPMKQEDLKIQGHAVELRVYAEDPLNDFLPSVGNLETYQLPVGDGIRVDNGFREGMDIPIYYDPMLSKLITYGKTREEAIELMLEAIQNYKVKGVQTTLPFGSFVFAHEAFRSGNFDTHFVKNYYSPEKIKDQMGNEAEIAAMVALHQYLEDKKIVRLPSN, encoded by the coding sequence ATGAGAAAAATATTAGTGGCCAACCGTGGCGAAATTGCAGTTCGTGTAATGAGGACCGCAAAAAAAATGGGCATAAAGACCGTAGCTGTTTTCTCGGAAGTAGATCGCAATGCACCGCATGTCCAATTTGCGGATGAGGCGGTTTGTATTGGTGAGGGACCATCCAACCAATCTTATTTACGAGGTGACAAAATAATTGAGGTGGCCAGGAGCCTGAATGTGGATGGTATTCATCCGGGATACGGGTTTTTAAGCGAGAATGCCGATTTTGCCGAGGCTGTGGAAAAAAGCGGCATCACGTTTATTGGGCCAAAATCCAAGGCCATTCGAATAATGGGAAGCAAATTGGCCGCCAAGGAAGCGGTAAAGGCTTACGATATTCCTATGGTCCCCGGTATAGACGAAGCAATTTCCGATGTGGCAAAGGCCCACGACATAGCCAATGAAGTAGGTTACCCTGTGTTGATCAAGGCCTCTGCTGGTGGTGGAGGAAAGGGAATGCGGATCGTTGAAAAAGAAGAAGATCTCGAATCCGGAATGCAACGTGCCATTAGTGAGGCTACTTCGGCCTTTGGAGATGGTTCCGTTTTTGTGGAAAAGTATGTTACATCTCCCAGGCATATCGAGGTTCAGGTTATGGCCGATACCCACGGAAACGTACTTCATTTTTTTGAAAGGGAATGTAGCGTGCAACGTCGCCACCAAAAAGTGGTAGAAGAGGCACCATCGGCCATCCTAACTCCTGAACTGCGCAAAGAAATGGGGATTGCTGCTTGTAAAGTGGCAAAATCATGCGATTATATTGGGGCTGGCACAGTGGAGTTTTTAATGGATGCCGACCACAATTTTTACTTTCTGGAAATGAATACCCGTTTGCAAGTGGAGCACCCGGTCACCGAAATAATATCCGGAGTGGATTTGGTTGAGCTACAAATAAAAGTGGCCCGGGGAGAAGAACTACCTATGAAACAGGAAGACTTGAAAATTCAAGGACATGCAGTGGAATTACGGGTATATGCGGAAGATCCCTTAAACGATTTTCTCCCTAGTGTAGGAAACTTGGAGACCTATCAATTGCCCGTTGGCGATGGCATTCGGGTGGACAATGGATTTAGGGAGGGCATGGACATACCTATTTACTATGACCCTATGTTATCCAAGCTCATTACTTATGGTAAAACAAGGGAAGAGGCCATTGAACTTATGCTCGAAGCAATTCAGAATTATAAAGTTAAAGGAGTGCAGACGACATTGCCCTTTGGAAGTTTTGTTTTTGCCCACGAAGCATTCCGATCAGGGAATTTTGATACCCATTTTGTAAAGAATTATTATTCTCCAGAGAAAATAAAGGATCAAATGGGCAACGAGGCCGAGATTGCCGCAATGGTTGCACTGCATCAATATCTGGAAGATAAAAAAATAGTACGATTACCTTCAAACTGA
- a CDS encoding acyl-CoA carboxylase subunit beta: MDPKIKALQEKIAEAHLGGGEKRIEKQHQKKKLTARERILYFLDEGSFEEMGILVTHRTTDFGMDKEMYYGDGVVTGYGTVNGRLVYVYAQDFTVFGGALSETHAEKICKIMDLAMKVGAPIIGLNDSGGARIQEGVRSLGGYADIFYRNVQASGVIPQISAIMGPCAGGAVYSPAMTDFIIMVEETSYMFVTGPNVVKTVTNETVTSEELGGASTHAVKSGVAHKTSTNDAACLDDIRKLLDYLPQNNKETTPLLPYELGDETREELMEIVPDNPNKPYDMHDVINGIIDADSFYEIHKDYAENIITGFARLGGRSIGVIANQPMFLAGVLGVKSSRKAARFTRFCDSFNIPLLVLVDVPGFLPGTDQEWSGIIMHGAKLLYALSEATVPRVTVITRKAYGGAYDVMNSKHIGADFNYAWPSAEIAVMGAKGASEIIFRREIAAAEDPETKLKEKETEYADKFANPYRAAKRGFIDEVILPKDTRSKLLKTFAMLEKKEVQTPWKKHGNIPL; encoded by the coding sequence ATGGATCCCAAAATAAAAGCATTACAAGAAAAAATTGCCGAAGCCCATTTAGGGGGTGGCGAAAAACGGATTGAAAAACAACATCAAAAGAAAAAGCTTACCGCCCGAGAACGAATCCTTTATTTTTTAGACGAAGGTTCCTTTGAAGAAATGGGAATTTTGGTGACCCACCGTACCACCGATTTTGGTATGGACAAGGAAATGTATTACGGGGACGGCGTTGTAACCGGGTATGGAACGGTAAACGGAAGATTGGTTTATGTGTATGCACAGGACTTTACTGTTTTTGGTGGCGCATTGTCGGAAACACACGCCGAAAAAATATGTAAGATCATGGACCTGGCCATGAAGGTAGGCGCTCCAATTATTGGTTTAAATGATTCGGGAGGTGCTAGAATACAAGAGGGAGTTCGGTCCTTGGGAGGTTATGCCGATATTTTTTACCGAAATGTGCAGGCATCCGGCGTAATTCCTCAAATTTCCGCTATCATGGGGCCTTGTGCAGGCGGTGCAGTGTATTCTCCCGCCATGACGGATTTTATTATAATGGTAGAGGAAACCAGTTATATGTTCGTAACGGGACCCAATGTGGTAAAAACAGTAACAAACGAAACCGTTACATCCGAGGAATTGGGCGGGGCAAGTACCCACGCGGTAAAATCGGGAGTGGCCCACAAAACCTCTACCAACGATGCAGCTTGTTTGGACGATATCCGAAAATTATTGGATTATCTTCCTCAAAACAATAAAGAAACCACGCCATTATTGCCCTATGAACTTGGGGATGAAACCAGAGAGGAGCTGATGGAGATCGTACCCGATAATCCCAACAAACCTTACGATATGCACGATGTGATCAATGGGATCATCGACGCAGACTCGTTTTATGAGATCCATAAGGATTATGCGGAAAACATAATTACCGGTTTTGCCCGGTTGGGTGGAAGAAGTATAGGTGTAATTGCCAATCAACCCATGTTCTTGGCCGGGGTACTTGGTGTAAAGAGTTCCAGGAAAGCGGCACGATTTACGAGATTCTGTGATTCCTTTAATATTCCTTTATTGGTGCTGGTGGACGTTCCCGGATTTTTGCCAGGAACTGATCAGGAATGGAGCGGAATTATAATGCATGGCGCTAAATTACTATATGCCTTAAGTGAAGCAACCGTGCCAAGAGTCACCGTAATTACACGCAAAGCCTATGGCGGTGCTTATGATGTAATGAACTCCAAACACATTGGTGCGGACTTTAACTATGCTTGGCCTTCTGCCGAAATTGCCGTAATGGGTGCGAAAGGTGCTAGTGAGATCATCTTTAGGCGTGAAATTGCAGCAGCCGAAGATCCAGAAACCAAACTGAAGGAAAAGGAAACCGAATATGCCGACAAGTTCGCCAATCCGTACAGGGCGGCCAAACGCGGTTTTATTGATGAGGTAATCTTACCAAAGGATACCCGAAGTAAATTGTTGAAAACGTTTGCCATGTTGGAAAAAAAAGAAGTGCAGACCCCTTGGAAGAAGCACGGCAACATTCCGTTGTAG
- a CDS encoding multidrug effflux MFS transporter: protein MQKQNQKPNFEFVAMMAALMSIVALAIDAILPAISNIGEAINSTDPTDNQLLVTMIFLGLGLGQLFFGPISDSFGRKPVVYVGFVIFLVASIICLYAPSLEIMVVGRILQGIGLSAPRTISISIIRDTYEGDYMAKIMSFVVAFFILVPVVAPAIGKLILDAAGWKAIFYVQLVFVLIVAIWFWKRQKETLHPQYKIPFTKHVFIDGVREFIKHRETVAFTLTSGLVTGAFLVYLSSAQHIFEDQYALKEMFPYIFAGLAISIGLSTFLNGTLVMRFGMRKLSLMATIAFCVIAILYSILFLNSPNPSIYILVGFLSIQFFCLGFMWGNFRSIAMEPIGHIAGIGAAINGFVSTLLSIPIATFIGEFVKDTVWPLFAGLAICGLCALTIFLWVNKPKRKRVATT, encoded by the coding sequence ATGCAAAAACAAAATCAAAAACCCAATTTTGAGTTTGTGGCCATGATGGCTGCTTTAATGTCCATCGTGGCCTTGGCCATAGATGCCATTTTGCCTGCCATTTCCAATATCGGAGAAGCTATTAATAGTACCGACCCAACGGATAACCAGTTATTGGTCACCATGATTTTCTTGGGTCTTGGTCTGGGACAATTATTTTTTGGCCCCATATCCGATAGTTTTGGGAGAAAACCGGTGGTTTATGTCGGTTTCGTAATATTTTTAGTGGCAAGTATTATTTGTTTATATGCGCCCTCGTTGGAAATTATGGTGGTCGGAAGAATTTTACAGGGTATTGGACTTTCCGCTCCAAGAACCATTTCCATCTCTATAATTCGGGATACCTACGAAGGAGACTACATGGCAAAAATTATGTCTTTTGTGGTTGCTTTCTTTATTCTGGTACCGGTCGTGGCTCCTGCCATTGGTAAGCTTATCTTGGATGCTGCCGGGTGGAAGGCCATCTTCTACGTTCAATTGGTATTTGTACTTATTGTTGCTATTTGGTTTTGGAAACGTCAAAAGGAAACTTTACATCCACAATATAAAATACCGTTCACTAAGCATGTGTTTATCGATGGTGTTCGCGAATTTATCAAACATAGGGAAACGGTTGCCTTTACATTGACATCGGGACTGGTGACCGGAGCATTTTTGGTGTATTTAAGTTCTGCCCAGCATATTTTTGAAGATCAATACGCACTCAAGGAAATGTTTCCATACATTTTTGCAGGATTGGCCATTTCCATAGGTCTTTCAACTTTTTTAAACGGAACTCTGGTTATGCGTTTTGGAATGCGGAAACTTTCGCTTATGGCCACTATAGCCTTTTGTGTTATTGCCATTTTGTATTCCATTTTGTTTTTGAACTCACCAAATCCCAGCATTTATATTTTGGTAGGGTTTCTTTCCATCCAGTTTTTCTGTCTTGGGTTTATGTGGGGAAATTTCCGATCCATTGCCATGGAGCCTATCGGTCATATTGCTGGTATCGGTGCTGCTATTAACGGATTTGTATCCACTCTACTGTCCATACCTATAGCCACTTTTATCGGTGAATTCGTAAAAGACACGGTTTGGCCTTTATTTGCCGGTCTGGCCATTTGCGGATTGTGCGCATTGACCATTTTTCTTTGGGTGAACAAACCTAAAAGAAAAAGGGTAGCTACGACTTAA